In Juglans microcarpa x Juglans regia isolate MS1-56 chromosome 7D, Jm3101_v1.0, whole genome shotgun sequence, the following are encoded in one genomic region:
- the LOC121238864 gene encoding ETHYLENE INSENSITIVE 3-like 3 protein — protein sequence MDHLMMADDPLGDSSDLEVDDIRCENIAEKDVSDEEIEAEELERRMWKDRIRLKRIKERQKLIAQQAADKQKPKQTSDQARRKKMSRAQDGILKYMLKLMEVCKARGFVYGIIPEKGKPVSGASDNIRAWWKEKVKFDKNGPAAIAKYEAECLAMGEADNIRTGNSQSSLQDLQDATLGSLLSSLMQHCDPPQRRFPLEKGLPPPWWPTGNEDWWASLGLSHGQSPPYKKPHDLKKMWKVGVLTAVIKHMSPDIAKIRRHVRQSKCLQDKMTAKESAIWLGVLSREEALIRQPSSDNGASSVTDMPRRGRGENKQAAISSESDYDVDGVDDGVGSVSSKDDRRNQPADVETSENLRNSTPVQDKDPGEKQPRRKRARVRSNPSDQLPATTHNEHLHAEPRITVPDVNDANGQLVEFQIHGGREENGTVSALRPLEKDNGDQLQLPASECNRFSDLPSDNVISTQSMYVDGRPLLHPVVQNTEMHRDDAGNFYNDWQQSQIVMNEPQIRPEEVGVIPMLDRSANEIPGGDLRYYVKDTYTNEQHRPVDSQYGSGIDSLPLDFGELNSPFHLGFDSLSQFDDFLPDEDLIQYFGA from the coding sequence GAAAGATGTGAGTGATGAAGAGATTGAAGCAGAAGAATTGGAGAGACGAATGTGGAAAGACCGTATCAGACTCAAAAGGATTAAGGAAAGACAGAAGCTCATAGCGCAACAAGCTGCAGACAAGCAGAAGCCCAAGCAGACCTCTGATCAGGCTCGGAGGAAGAAAATGTCTAGAGCACAAGATGGGATTCTAAAATACATGCTGAAGCTGATGGAAGTGTGCAAAGCTCGTGGATTTGTGTATGGTATCATTCCTGAGAAGGGTAAGCCAGTAAGTGGTGCTTCTGATAACATCAGAGCTTGGTGGAAAGAAAAAGTGAAGTTTGATAAGAATGGGCCAGCAGCCATAGCCAAGTACGAAGCCGAGTGTCTTGCCATGGGGGAGGCAGATAATATTCGAACCGGGAACTCTCAAAGCAGTCTCCAAGATCTGCAAGATGCAACTCTGGGGTCGCTTTTGTCTTCTTTGATGCAACATTGTGACCCCCCTCAAAGGAGGTTCCCGCTAGAAAAGGGACTTCCGCCGCCTTGGTGGCCAACTGGGAATGAAGATTGGTGGGCAAGTTTAGGGCTGTCCCATGGTCAAAGTCCTCCTTATAAGAAGCCACATGATTTGAAGAAGATGTGGAAAGTTGGAGTATTAACAGCTGTGATAAAGCATATGTCACCTGATATTGCAAAGATACGGAGGCATGTCCGCCAGTCAAAGTGTTTACAGGATAAGATGACAGCAAAAGAGAGTGCAATCTGGTTGGGAGTTTTAAGCAGAGAGGAAGCTCTAATTCGGCAACCTAGTAGTGATAATGGGGCATCTAGTGTAACTGATATGCCACGACGTGGCCGTGGTGAAAATAAGCAAGCTGCAATTAGTAGTGAAAGTGACTATGATGTAGATGGTGTTGACGATGGTGTAGGTTCTGTTTCATCTAAAGATGATCGGCGGAATCAACCGGCAGATGTAGAAACTTCAGAAAATCTGCGGAATAGCACTCCTGTGCAGGATAAAGATCCGGGGGAAAAGCAACCAAGGAGAAAAAGAGCTCGTGTCAGATCTAACCCTTCTGATCAATTGCCTGCAACGACTCACAATGAACATCTACATGCTGAGCCAAGAATCACTGTGCCTGATGTAAACGATGCCAATGGGCAGTTAGTTGAATTCCAGATCCATGGAGGTAGAGAAGAAAATGGTACAGTTAGTGCTTTGAGGCCCCTGGAGAAAGATAATGGTGACCAGCTCCAGCTACCTGCATCTGAATGTAATCGTTTCTCTGATCTACCTTCTGACAATGTAATTTCCACACAGAGCATGTATGTGGACGGGAGGCCGTTGCTTCATCCTGTGGTGCAAAATACTGAGATGCATCGTGATGATGCTGGCAACTTTTATAATGACTGGCAGCAGTCTCAGATTGTAATGAATGAACCTCAAATTAGGCCGGAGGAAGTTGGAGTCATACCAATGCTGGATAGAAGTGCAAATGAGATTCCTGGAGGAGACCTGCGCTACTATGTAAAAGACACGTATACAAATGAGCAACATCGACCTGTTGATTCACAGTATGGTTCTGGAATTGATAGCCTGCCATTAGATTTTGGAGAATTGAACAGTCCCTTCCATCTTGGATTTGATAGCTTGAGTCAATTTGATGACTTTTTACCTGACGAGGACTTGATCCAATACTTTGGTGCATAA